A window of the Tunturibacter empetritectus genome harbors these coding sequences:
- the shc gene encoding squalene--hopene cyclase, with protein MGISASNPKGVDQPAQPRFGRMDVGLDRITQGVARAKDWLFAQQHPDGYWCGELEADSMLESDYIFMHTLLGTGEPGRMERAINEILRHQNDDGGWGLFPGGPSNISYGVKAYLALKLMGWSKDHPVLVKAREWVLAHGGVVECNTFTKIYLCALGQYDYDAVPAIPPEIVLFPNWCYFNIYEISSWSRGILVPLSIIYAKKPFKKLAPEQGIEELFVGGRENANLHLRWDKKKPFGWRNFFLAVDRVMHLAERVHIRPLRKVALKRAEAWMLERFEKSDGLGAIYPAMLNSIVALRCLGRSVDDPQLIRALDEFEKLGIDCPDGTDDYSTPTFRMQPCFPPVWDTAQAMYALGEAGVRRDDSRMLKAADWILSKEVRQKGDWAEKVKNVEPGGWYFEFNNEFYPDVDDTGQVLLALNCVDNPRERYQYDACQRALNWIWAMQCKNGGWASFDRDNTKMIFQYIPFADHNAMLDPPTVDITGRMLEMLALYGVTRSDPRVEKAIQFILKEQESDGSWFGRWGVNYLYGTFLVLRGLEAMGFWNHEPAVQQAAEWIRMVQNADGGWGETCGTYDDPNQRGIGPSTPSQTAWAVLGLLAAGDTRSDSVAKGIRWLVDRQHEDGSWDELVPGRNGESYYTGTGFPRVFYLGYHLYKQYFPLLALTTYERAMRSGTAH; from the coding sequence GCGAGCTCGAAGCAGACAGCATGCTGGAGTCTGACTATATCTTCATGCATACGCTGCTGGGCACAGGCGAACCGGGCCGGATGGAACGCGCGATCAATGAGATTCTTCGGCACCAGAATGACGATGGAGGCTGGGGTTTGTTTCCGGGTGGACCGTCCAATATCAGCTACGGGGTCAAGGCTTATCTTGCTCTGAAGCTGATGGGATGGTCGAAGGATCATCCAGTGCTGGTGAAGGCTCGTGAGTGGGTGCTTGCACATGGTGGAGTCGTCGAGTGCAACACTTTTACGAAGATCTATCTGTGCGCGCTGGGGCAGTACGATTACGACGCTGTGCCGGCTATTCCGCCGGAGATTGTTCTCTTTCCAAACTGGTGCTACTTCAATATCTATGAGATCTCTTCGTGGTCGCGCGGCATTCTTGTTCCGCTGTCGATCATCTATGCGAAGAAACCGTTCAAAAAGCTCGCGCCGGAGCAGGGGATCGAGGAGCTTTTTGTTGGCGGGCGCGAGAATGCCAATCTGCATCTTCGCTGGGATAAGAAAAAGCCGTTTGGCTGGCGCAACTTCTTTCTTGCCGTAGATCGGGTGATGCATTTGGCCGAGCGGGTTCACATTCGGCCATTGCGTAAGGTGGCACTGAAGCGGGCCGAGGCCTGGATGCTGGAGCGGTTTGAGAAGTCTGATGGACTGGGCGCGATATATCCTGCCATGTTGAATTCGATCGTGGCTCTGCGGTGCCTGGGGCGCTCAGTAGATGATCCTCAGTTGATTCGTGCGCTCGATGAGTTTGAGAAGCTTGGTATCGATTGTCCTGATGGCACGGACGACTATTCGACGCCTACATTTCGCATGCAGCCCTGTTTTCCGCCGGTGTGGGACACAGCTCAGGCTATGTATGCACTTGGTGAAGCGGGCGTTCGCAGAGACGATTCGCGCATGTTAAAGGCTGCGGATTGGATCCTGTCGAAGGAAGTGCGTCAAAAAGGCGACTGGGCGGAGAAGGTCAAGAATGTTGAACCGGGCGGTTGGTACTTCGAGTTTAACAACGAGTTTTATCCGGATGTGGATGATACGGGACAGGTTCTTCTTGCGCTCAATTGCGTGGATAATCCGCGGGAACGATATCAGTATGATGCTTGCCAGCGCGCCCTGAACTGGATTTGGGCGATGCAGTGTAAGAACGGTGGCTGGGCGAGTTTTGATCGCGACAACACCAAGATGATCTTTCAGTATATCCCGTTTGCGGACCATAACGCGATGCTTGATCCGCCGACAGTCGACATTACCGGTCGCATGTTGGAGATGCTCGCGCTGTATGGAGTTACAAGAAGCGATCCTCGTGTGGAGAAGGCGATTCAATTCATCCTGAAGGAGCAGGAGTCCGACGGGAGTTGGTTCGGGCGCTGGGGCGTCAACTATCTCTACGGAACGTTCCTGGTGCTGCGTGGCCTGGAGGCGATGGGGTTCTGGAATCACGAACCAGCGGTACAACAGGCGGCTGAGTGGATTCGCATGGTGCAGAATGCGGACGGCGGCTGGGGCGAGACGTGCGGTACCTACGACGATCCGAATCAGCGTGGCATTGGACCGAGTACGCCCTCGCAGACGGCGTGGGCTGTGCTTGGACTACTGGCTGCGGGGGATACGCGTTCTGATTCGGTGGCGAAGGGTATTCGCTGGCTGGTAGATCGCCAGCATGAAGATGGAAGCTGGGATGAGCTTGTTCCGGGGCGCAACGGCGAGAGCTACTACACGGGTACGGGGTTCCCGCGTGTGTTTTATCTGGGATACCACCTTTACAAACAGTACTTCCCGCTGCTGGCATTGACGACCTACGAACGTGCCATGAGGAGCGGTACGGCTCACTAA
- the hpnH gene encoding adenosyl-hopene transferase HpnH, giving the protein MAVPVSQAWTVATYVLKQKLMGRKKYPLVLMLEPLFRCNLACAGCGKIQYPAHILKSELSPEDCFKAVEECGTPMVSIPGGEPLLHPQMPEIVAGLVARKKYVYMCTNALLLKEKLHLFKPSKYLSFSVHVDGQREHHDFSVCREGGYDIAMEGVRAAVAAGFRVTTNTTLFDGADPNSVRAHFDEMMAAGVESMMVSPGYTYDKAPDQNHFLGKAKSRRMFRAILSNRKKEWEFNTHPLFSEFLMGKQNFECTPWGMPTFSIFGWQKPCYLLQDGYADTFQELLDSTKWENYGAKSGNPQCANCMVHSGHEASAVDYNFGSLKGFLTTAKRYMFSSLYPDEGAQKLLNEWRPEHASPLIQIQAPVGTTKTELQSISGD; this is encoded by the coding sequence ATGGCAGTGCCAGTCTCGCAAGCCTGGACGGTTGCAACTTATGTTTTGAAGCAGAAGCTGATGGGCCGGAAGAAGTATCCGCTCGTGCTGATGCTGGAGCCGTTGTTTCGCTGCAACCTGGCGTGCGCCGGCTGCGGGAAGATTCAGTATCCCGCGCACATCCTGAAGTCAGAGCTTTCGCCAGAGGATTGTTTCAAGGCTGTGGAAGAGTGCGGAACGCCGATGGTTTCGATTCCCGGTGGGGAACCATTGCTGCACCCTCAGATGCCCGAGATCGTTGCCGGATTGGTAGCGCGCAAGAAGTACGTTTATATGTGCACCAATGCTCTGCTTTTGAAAGAGAAGCTGCACTTGTTCAAGCCAAGCAAGTATCTTTCTTTTTCAGTCCATGTGGATGGCCAGCGCGAACATCATGACTTCTCCGTCTGCCGCGAAGGTGGATACGATATTGCGATGGAGGGCGTAAGGGCTGCAGTTGCGGCTGGTTTTCGCGTTACGACCAACACCACTTTATTCGACGGGGCTGATCCGAATAGTGTTCGTGCCCACTTCGACGAGATGATGGCAGCCGGCGTCGAAAGCATGATGGTATCGCCTGGCTACACCTACGATAAGGCGCCGGATCAGAATCATTTTCTCGGCAAGGCGAAGTCTCGCAGAATGTTTCGCGCCATACTCTCCAATCGCAAAAAAGAGTGGGAGTTCAATACTCACCCCCTCTTTTCCGAATTTTTGATGGGGAAGCAGAACTTTGAATGTACGCCGTGGGGAATGCCAACCTTCAGCATCTTTGGCTGGCAAAAGCCATGCTACCTGCTGCAGGATGGCTATGCGGATACCTTTCAAGAGCTGCTGGACTCCACAAAGTGGGAGAACTACGGCGCGAAGAGCGGTAATCCCCAATGCGCGAACTGCATGGTGCACTCCGGACACGAAGCTTCTGCGGTGGACTATAACTTTGGCTCTCTGAAGGGCTTTCTGACCACGGCCAAGAGGTATATGTTTTCGTCTCTCTATCCTGATGAGGGTGCACAGAAGCTGCTCAACGAGTGGCGGCCGGAGCATGCCAGTCCGCTAATTCAGATTCAAGCTCCAGTCGGGACAACGAAGACAGAACTGCAATCGATCTCAGGAGACTAG